One genomic segment of Pelagerythrobacter marensis includes these proteins:
- a CDS encoding tetratricopeptide repeat protein, with product MALNLPSKQNPERRRAAEEDVLMREVDDAVRQDQYSDFARRYGKIVIGVVVLGLAAFGGYLYWDSRQEAAMEQQSETLVAALDQLQAGNLDGATEGLASLDGEAGGAAIQAALIEAGAAMEQGRAEDAARIYAQVAANEDAPQLLRDMATVRQVAATFDTIEPAEAIERLEPLAVPGKPFFASAGELVAMAYLEQGKDREAGTLLAAIAKDEDLPEGLRSRARQMAGALGVDAIEDVDAVLEEMRTPEGGNQPAQ from the coding sequence TTGGCCCTCAACCTCCCATCCAAGCAGAATCCCGAACGCCGCCGCGCCGCCGAAGAAGACGTGCTGATGCGCGAAGTCGACGATGCCGTGCGGCAGGATCAGTATTCGGATTTCGCCCGTCGTTACGGCAAGATCGTGATCGGCGTGGTCGTGCTCGGTCTCGCCGCATTCGGCGGCTACCTGTACTGGGACAGCCGGCAGGAAGCCGCGATGGAACAGCAGTCCGAAACGCTGGTCGCCGCGCTGGATCAGTTGCAGGCGGGCAATCTCGATGGTGCGACCGAAGGGCTCGCCTCGCTGGATGGCGAAGCGGGCGGAGCGGCGATTCAGGCTGCGCTGATCGAAGCGGGCGCGGCGATGGAACAGGGCCGGGCGGAAGATGCTGCCCGGATCTACGCGCAGGTTGCCGCCAACGAGGATGCGCCGCAACTGCTGCGCGACATGGCGACGGTGCGGCAGGTCGCGGCGACGTTCGACACGATCGAACCGGCAGAGGCGATCGAGCGGCTCGAACCGCTCGCCGTTCCGGGCAAGCCGTTCTTCGCCAGCGCGGGGGAATTGGTGGCGATGGCCTATCTCGAACAGGGCAAGGACCGCGAGGCGGGGACGCTGCTGGCGGCAATCGCCAAGGATGAAGACCTGCCCGAAGGCCTGCGTTCGCGGGCCCGGCAGATGGCGGGCGCGCTGGGCGTGGACGCGATCGAGGATGTCGATGCCGTGCTCGAAGAAATGCGCACGCCCGAAGGCGGCAATCAGCCGGCGCAATAG
- a CDS encoding glycosyltransferase — protein MSGRKGGDRPRILHLHSTFSAGGKELRTVRLINAFGAKAEHTIVSGEPGRMEAAQHIARHVPARYPREFPTLQGKPTPGRLQRLARAMQGYDLVLTYNWGAMNAVLAHTVFKDVFGLPPLIHHEDGFNEDERERLKPLRNWFRKIALGRSNGLVVPSETLERIALEVWEQPIGRVKHISNGIETVAFAKRPKPDALRGVVKRKGEFWVGTLAGLRPVKNLPRLVRAFRGLPDDWHLVIVGEGPERDAIRAEADEYDIGHRVHLPGFAPDPARYVGLFDIFALSSDSEQFPISVVEAMAAGLPVAAPAVGDIADMVADANVPLIAPRGDEAALSGNLAQLAGDAALRSEVGAANRAKARESFDEKPMIAAYRRLYSSAMNGKALG, from the coding sequence ATGAGCGGGCGGAAAGGCGGCGACCGGCCGCGCATCCTGCACCTGCATTCGACCTTTTCCGCCGGGGGCAAGGAACTGCGCACCGTGCGGCTGATCAATGCCTTCGGGGCGAAGGCGGAACATACGATCGTATCGGGCGAGCCGGGGCGGATGGAGGCTGCGCAGCATATCGCGCGCCATGTCCCGGCGCGCTATCCGCGCGAATTCCCCACGCTGCAGGGCAAGCCCACGCCGGGCCGCCTCCAGCGGCTGGCGCGCGCGATGCAGGGATACGATCTGGTTCTGACCTACAACTGGGGCGCGATGAACGCGGTGCTGGCGCATACGGTGTTCAAGGACGTGTTCGGCCTGCCGCCCCTGATCCATCACGAAGATGGCTTCAACGAGGACGAACGCGAACGACTCAAACCCCTGCGAAACTGGTTCCGCAAGATCGCGCTGGGCCGATCGAACGGGCTGGTCGTTCCGTCCGAGACGCTGGAGCGGATCGCGCTGGAGGTGTGGGAACAGCCGATCGGGCGGGTGAAGCACATTTCCAACGGGATCGAGACCGTCGCCTTCGCCAAGCGGCCCAAGCCGGATGCCCTGCGCGGGGTGGTGAAGCGCAAGGGCGAATTCTGGGTCGGCACGCTTGCCGGTTTGCGCCCGGTCAAGAACCTGCCCCGGCTGGTGCGCGCCTTTCGCGGCCTGCCCGACGACTGGCACCTGGTGATTGTGGGCGAGGGGCCGGAACGCGACGCGATCCGGGCCGAGGCGGACGAATACGATATCGGCCACCGGGTCCACCTGCCTGGCTTCGCACCCGACCCGGCGCGTTATGTCGGGCTGTTCGACATCTTCGCCCTGTCTTCCGACAGCGAGCAGTTTCCGATTTCGGTGGTCGAGGCAATGGCCGCCGGCCTGCCCGTCGCCGCCCCGGCGGTGGGCGATATCGCCGATATGGTGGCCGATGCCAATGTCCCGCTGATCGCACCGCGGGGGGACGAGGCTGCGCTGTCGGGGAACCTGGCACAGCTTGCCGGCGATGCCGCGCTGCGATCTGAAGTCGGCGCGGCAAACCGGGCGAAGGCGCGCGAAAGCTTCGACGAAAAGCCGATGATCGCGGCCTATCGCCGGCTCTATTCCTCCGCCATGAACGGCAAGGCGCTGGGATGA
- a CDS encoding PQQ-binding-like beta-propeller repeat protein yields MMTNSISNLGRGIAVAALAATLGACGIFGGDGDTKTTPTLGERKPVLSRIETGAQVDPSLAGIEVVLPPAQTNAAWPQAGGTADKSYGHLTLSNSPASAWTAQIEGGSERRRLASAPVVGGGMLYAVGTDGVVHAFDAQSGTPRWTYRMEQPGNVRQSAFGGGAAFHEGRVYATNGVGEVAALDAETGAEIWKVQPAGPLRGSPTIAFNSVYVMTQDNQIHALDAATGAARWNESGSQAQAGVFGVAAPAAGQGTVIAGYSSGELVAYRYENGLVVWSDALARTSISTEVGSLTDIDADPIVDSGKVYALGQGGRMAAYELVTGQRIWELNVAGISTPAVAGEWIFALTDDARLLAIARSSGKVRWMTQLQRYRDEEDREGAIFWTGPVLAGNSLWAASSRGQVYRISTGEGSASLFVDLKEPVSLPPIVANGTLYLLDDSGTIHAYR; encoded by the coding sequence ATGATGACGAATAGCATTTCCAATCTGGGCCGCGGGATTGCCGTTGCCGCGCTGGCGGCGACGCTCGGCGCCTGCGGCATTTTCGGCGGCGACGGCGATACCAAGACCACGCCGACGCTGGGCGAGCGCAAGCCGGTTCTCTCGCGGATCGAAACCGGCGCCCAGGTCGATCCTTCGCTGGCCGGCATCGAGGTGGTTCTGCCCCCGGCGCAGACCAATGCCGCATGGCCCCAGGCCGGCGGCACGGCGGACAAGTCCTACGGCCACCTTACCCTGTCCAACAGCCCGGCAAGCGCCTGGACGGCCCAGATCGAAGGCGGGAGCGAACGCCGCCGGCTGGCTTCTGCCCCGGTCGTGGGCGGCGGCATGCTCTATGCAGTGGGCACGGACGGGGTGGTCCACGCCTTCGATGCGCAGAGCGGCACGCCGCGCTGGACCTATCGGATGGAACAACCCGGCAATGTCCGCCAGTCCGCCTTCGGCGGCGGCGCGGCATTTCACGAAGGGCGGGTCTATGCCACCAACGGCGTGGGCGAAGTCGCCGCGCTCGATGCGGAAACCGGGGCGGAAATCTGGAAGGTCCAGCCCGCCGGCCCGCTGCGCGGATCGCCGACCATTGCGTTCAATTCGGTTTACGTGATGACGCAGGACAATCAGATCCACGCGCTCGACGCCGCGACCGGCGCAGCGCGGTGGAACGAATCCGGATCTCAGGCGCAGGCGGGCGTCTTCGGGGTGGCCGCCCCTGCAGCGGGGCAGGGCACGGTGATCGCCGGATACAGCTCGGGCGAACTGGTCGCCTACCGCTACGAAAACGGCCTCGTTGTCTGGTCCGACGCGCTGGCGCGGACCTCGATTTCCACCGAAGTCGGCTCGTTGACCGACATCGACGCCGATCCGATCGTCGATTCGGGCAAAGTCTATGCGCTGGGGCAGGGCGGCCGCATGGCGGCTTACGAACTGGTCACAGGCCAGCGGATCTGGGAACTCAACGTCGCAGGCATTTCCACCCCCGCGGTGGCGGGCGAATGGATCTTCGCGCTGACCGACGATGCGCGCCTTCTGGCAATCGCCCGCTCTTCGGGCAAAGTCCGCTGGATGACCCAGCTTCAGCGCTATCGCGACGAGGAAGACCGCGAAGGCGCGATTTTCTGGACCGGGCCGGTGCTGGCAGGCAACAGCCTGTGGGCCGCGAGCAGCCGGGGTCAGGTCTATCGGATCAGCACCGGCGAAGGATCAGCCAGCCTGTTCGTCGATTTGAAAGAGCCGGTTTCGCTGCCGCCCATCGTGGCCAACGGAACGCTCTATCTGCTCGACGATTCGGGCACGATCCACGCTTACCGCTAG